The following coding sequences lie in one Rhizobium rhododendri genomic window:
- the modB gene encoding molybdate ABC transporter permease subunit, giving the protein MEGWHLSSDEWTAILLSLRVASVAMLVSLPFGVAAALLLARGRFFGKSLLNGIIHMPLILPPVVTGFLLLILFGRRGVIGAFLDNHFGIVFSFRWTGAALACGIMGFPLMVRSIRLSLEAVDRKLEEAAGTLGASPVWIFLTVTLPLTLPGIIAGMILSFAKAMGEFGATITFVSNIPGETQTLSSAIYTFTQLPGGDAGALRLTVVAVLISMTALLASEFLARWVGRRVDV; this is encoded by the coding sequence TTGGAGGGATGGCATTTAAGCAGTGACGAGTGGACGGCGATTCTGCTTAGCCTGCGCGTCGCTAGCGTGGCCATGCTGGTGAGCCTGCCATTCGGGGTCGCCGCAGCGCTGCTTCTCGCTCGCGGCCGGTTCTTTGGAAAATCGCTGCTGAACGGCATCATCCATATGCCGCTGATCCTGCCGCCGGTCGTCACCGGTTTTCTGCTGCTGATCCTGTTCGGTCGCCGCGGCGTCATCGGCGCCTTCCTCGACAACCATTTCGGCATCGTCTTTTCTTTTAGATGGACCGGTGCCGCGCTCGCCTGCGGAATCATGGGGTTCCCCCTGATGGTACGCAGCATCCGGCTGTCGCTGGAAGCCGTCGACCGCAAGCTGGAGGAGGCTGCAGGAACGCTGGGTGCCAGTCCTGTGTGGATATTCCTCACCGTCACCTTGCCGCTCACGCTCCCCGGTATCATTGCCGGCATGATCCTCTCATTTGCCAAGGCGATGGGGGAATTCGGCGCCACCATCACCTTCGTCTCCAACATTCCTGGCGAAACCCAGACGCTTTCGTCGGCAATCTATACCTTCACTCAGCTCCCCGGCGGCGATGCGGGCGCGCTGAGGCTCACCGTCGTCGCGGTGCTGATTTCCATGACCGCACTGCTGGCGTCCGAGTTTCTTGCCCGTTGGGTCGGCCGCAGGGTGGACGTCTGA
- the modA gene encoding molybdate ABC transporter substrate-binding protein, producing the protein MPTRRSWMKLAAVAIVAGWLGLTTGVSPSAAAEKITVFAAASMKNALDSANAAYTAQSGKQITVSYAASSALAKQIESGAPADIFISADTDWMAYLGNKNLLKPDTQVNLLGNQIVLVAPRDKAKPVEIKAGMDFSALLGDGRLAMGQVDSVPAGKYGKAALEKLGIWPSVESKVAGAESVRAALALVSRGEAPYGIVYQTDAASDPGVAIVGTFPADSHPPIIYPLAITASSRNKDVDAYYDFLKSSKAEPFFEHEGFTILN; encoded by the coding sequence ATGCCGACCCGCCGTTCCTGGATGAAACTTGCCGCTGTAGCCATTGTCGCCGGCTGGCTCGGATTGACCACCGGCGTCTCTCCCTCGGCAGCGGCGGAAAAAATAACCGTGTTCGCTGCCGCCAGCATGAAGAACGCCCTCGACAGCGCAAACGCCGCTTACACCGCCCAGAGCGGCAAGCAGATCACCGTGTCCTATGCCGCGAGTTCGGCGCTGGCAAAGCAGATCGAGAGCGGCGCACCTGCAGATATCTTCATTTCGGCCGACACCGACTGGATGGCATACCTCGGCAACAAGAACCTGCTGAAGCCGGATACGCAGGTAAACCTATTGGGCAACCAGATCGTGCTCGTTGCCCCCCGCGACAAAGCGAAGCCGGTTGAGATCAAGGCCGGCATGGATTTCTCCGCCCTCCTCGGCGACGGTCGCCTGGCGATGGGCCAGGTCGATTCCGTGCCAGCCGGTAAATACGGCAAGGCAGCCCTCGAAAAACTGGGGATCTGGCCGTCGGTCGAAAGCAAGGTTGCCGGTGCCGAAAGCGTGCGCGCTGCGCTGGCGCTGGTATCGCGCGGCGAAGCCCCCTACGGAATTGTCTATCAGACGGATGCCGCCTCCGACCCGGGCGTCGCCATCGTCGGCACTTTTCCAGCAGACAGCCACCCGCCCATCATCTATCCGCTCGCCATCACTGCCAGCAGCAGGAACAAGGATGTCGATGCCTATTACGACTTCCTCAAGTCGTCCAAGGCGGAGCCTTTCTTCGAGCACGAAGGTTTCACCATCCTGAACTGA
- a CDS encoding murein hydrolase activator EnvC family protein, producing MLPPPLAAGTRAAFLCAAVMLAAAPVIQGYQARAEDGAADPTSSRLPPDQQTAPDTATANPPAPDPAADLAEKRDQTRAELDSLSKTITLSAEKQKQLQESVAALDKSNASLRQALIDSASRRKTMDRKIEDSERALTDLKVKEGGVRRSLHERRGLLAEVLAALERMGRDPPPALLVSPDDALNSVRSAILLGAVVPGMRKATEKLLADLGELSTLEASTAKEKANLSATLTSSLEEERRMDLLIAENDRQSRESAAQIEDERKRAEQLAGKATSLEGLVASLESQIGSVRSAATAAREEEQRRQMMTDEQRAEAKALAESGVPDKNRIAPAYRFSDLKQKLELPVAGDILRHFGDDDGTGHTAAGMTLATGPGALVTAPADGLVVYAGAFRSYGQMIILDTGDGFHMVLSGMDAIKTRQGKFVFAGEPVAVMGEKRVASATALALETNKPTLYIELRKDGKPVDSQPWWTAKDTGKARNDS from the coding sequence CTGCTCCCGCCGCCTCTCGCGGCAGGTACCCGTGCGGCCTTTTTGTGTGCAGCCGTAATGCTCGCGGCAGCTCCGGTGATCCAGGGATATCAGGCGCGCGCCGAGGATGGCGCTGCCGATCCGACGTCGTCGCGGTTGCCACCGGACCAGCAAACCGCCCCCGATACAGCCACCGCAAACCCGCCGGCGCCCGATCCGGCAGCCGACCTTGCCGAAAAACGCGACCAGACACGAGCCGAACTCGATAGCCTGTCGAAGACGATCACCCTCTCTGCCGAAAAGCAGAAGCAGCTTCAGGAAAGTGTAGCGGCGCTCGACAAGAGCAATGCCAGCCTGCGCCAGGCGCTGATCGATTCGGCATCGCGCCGCAAGACGATGGATCGCAAGATCGAAGACAGCGAAAGGGCGCTGACCGATCTGAAGGTCAAGGAGGGCGGCGTCCGTCGCTCGCTTCACGAACGGCGCGGTCTCCTGGCCGAGGTTTTGGCAGCGCTGGAGCGCATGGGCCGCGACCCGCCTCCGGCCCTGCTCGTCAGCCCCGACGACGCCCTCAATTCGGTGCGAAGCGCCATCCTGCTCGGCGCCGTGGTGCCCGGCATGCGCAAAGCGACTGAAAAGCTGCTTGCAGACCTCGGCGAACTGTCGACGCTGGAAGCCTCCACGGCCAAGGAAAAGGCAAACCTTTCCGCAACGCTCACGTCCAGTCTGGAGGAAGAGCGGCGTATGGATCTGCTGATCGCCGAGAACGACCGGCAGAGCAGGGAAAGCGCCGCTCAGATAGAGGACGAGCGCAAGCGTGCCGAGCAACTGGCAGGTAAGGCAACCAGCCTGGAAGGCCTTGTAGCCTCTCTCGAAAGCCAGATCGGCTCGGTGCGCAGCGCGGCAACGGCTGCCCGCGAGGAAGAACAACGCCGGCAAATGATGACCGACGAGCAGCGTGCCGAAGCCAAGGCCCTGGCCGAAAGCGGGGTGCCCGATAAAAACCGCATTGCCCCCGCATATCGATTTTCAGACCTAAAGCAGAAGCTCGAGCTGCCTGTGGCCGGTGATATTCTTCGGCACTTTGGAGACGACGACGGAACGGGACACACGGCCGCTGGCATGACGCTCGCAACCGGCCCCGGCGCGCTCGTCACGGCGCCCGCCGATGGCCTGGTGGTGTATGCCGGCGCTTTCCGCAGCTACGGCCAGATGATCATCCTCGATACCGGCGACGGCTTCCACATGGTTCTGTCCGGAATGGACGCCATCAAGACGCGCCAGGGAAAATTTGTTTTCGCCGGAGAACCGGTTGCGGTGATGGGCGAGAAAAGAGTGGCAAGTGCGACAGCATTGGCGCTGGAAACAAACAAGCCAACGCTTTACATTGAATTGAGAAAAGACGGAAAACCGGTTGATTCCCAACCCTGGTGGACCGCAAAGGATACTGGAAAGGCACGCAATGATTCGTAG
- the rlmH gene encoding 23S rRNA (pseudouridine(1915)-N(3))-methyltransferase RlmH, producing the protein MRIGLFAVGRLKTGPEKDLAARYFDRFAKTGPAIGLDFSRVTEVAESRASNGETRKREEAAMLLKSLPDASILMLLDERGKAMDSEAFAALLGQYRDQGKRDLTIAIGGADGLDPSLYDRADSTICLGKMTWPHQLVRILIAEQLYRAVTILSGHPYHRV; encoded by the coding sequence ATGCGGATTGGATTGTTTGCCGTTGGCCGGCTGAAGACCGGCCCGGAGAAGGATCTCGCGGCCCGCTATTTCGACCGGTTCGCCAAGACGGGCCCAGCCATCGGGCTGGATTTCTCGCGCGTCACCGAAGTCGCGGAAAGTCGTGCCTCGAACGGCGAAACGCGCAAGCGCGAGGAGGCGGCCATGCTGCTGAAATCGCTGCCGGACGCCAGTATCCTCATGCTGCTCGACGAGCGCGGCAAAGCGATGGACAGCGAGGCATTTGCTGCGCTCCTTGGCCAGTACCGGGACCAGGGCAAGCGCGACCTGACGATCGCCATCGGCGGCGCGGATGGCCTCGATCCTTCGCTCTACGACAGGGCAGACAGCACGATCTGTCTCGGCAAGATGACCTGGCCACACCAGCTTGTGCGGATTCTTATTGCCGAACAGCTCTACAGGGCGGTCACCATTCTCTCCGGCCACCCCTACCATCGCGTCTGA
- a CDS encoding nicotinate-nucleotide adenylyltransferase, giving the protein MPHAERGMVVGLFGGSFNPPHPGHVLVAEIAIRRLGLDQLWWMVTPGNPLKNTNQLAPMAERIALSEKIAIDPRIKVTGFEQALNMRYTADTLARVKALNSHVHFIWIMGADSLNTFHKWQKWQTIANTFPIAVIDRPGSTLSHLSAKMAKTFHYARVDEDDARVLWKKRAPAWTFIHGPRSTLSSTALREEQQKT; this is encoded by the coding sequence ATGCCCCATGCCGAGCGCGGAATGGTCGTCGGCCTGTTCGGCGGCTCCTTCAATCCGCCGCACCCCGGCCATGTGCTGGTTGCAGAAATTGCCATCCGCCGGCTGGGCCTCGACCAGCTCTGGTGGATGGTGACGCCCGGCAACCCTTTGAAGAATACCAATCAGCTCGCCCCGATGGCAGAGCGCATCGCACTCAGCGAAAAGATTGCGATCGATCCCCGCATCAAGGTGACCGGCTTCGAGCAGGCGCTCAACATGCGCTATACGGCCGATACGCTGGCCCGCGTCAAGGCGCTGAACAGCCACGTGCATTTCATCTGGATCATGGGCGCCGATAGCCTGAACACGTTCCACAAATGGCAGAAGTGGCAGACCATCGCCAATACTTTCCCGATCGCCGTGATCGATCGGCCGGGTTCGACGCTCTCGCACCTGTCGGCAAAGATGGCGAAGACCTTTCACTACGCCCGTGTCGACGAAGACGACGCAAGGGTGCTGTGGAAGAAGCGTGCACCGGCCTGGACATTCATCCACGGTCCGCGCTCGACGCTGAGCTCGACCGCTCTCCGCGAAGAGCAGCAGAAAACCTGA
- a CDS encoding winged helix-turn-helix domain-containing protein — protein sequence MTRHSNDTIDAILRIRFTGQDRLGRGKMELLEHIRRTGSISAAGRAMDMSYRRAWLLVSDLNRMFDVPSVESQRGGQKGGGAVLTPFGEALLERFRAMERAVALVLADDLLWLQEHYRPQGLPEA from the coding sequence ATGACCAGACATTCCAACGACACGATAGACGCCATCCTGCGCATCCGTTTCACGGGACAGGATCGGCTTGGCCGGGGCAAGATGGAGCTGCTTGAGCACATCCGCAGGACGGGCTCGATTTCGGCGGCGGGGCGAGCCATGGATATGTCCTACCGCCGCGCATGGCTTCTGGTCAGCGACCTCAACCGCATGTTCGACGTGCCCTCGGTCGAATCGCAGCGGGGCGGCCAGAAGGGTGGCGGTGCGGTGCTGACACCCTTCGGCGAGGCGCTGCTCGAGCGGTTCCGGGCGATGGAGCGGGCGGTCGCCCTCGTTCTCGCCGACGATCTGCTGTGGCTGCAGGAGCACTACCGTCCGCAGGGGTTGCCGGAAGCGTGA
- a CDS encoding DUF1013 domain-containing protein has product MAQQLLMPKATAIWLVDNTALSFEQIAQFCKLHPLEVKAIADGEASQGIKGLDPISTGQLSREEIARAEGKPDYKLKLSEPKVRVPESKRRGPRYTPVSKRQDRPNAILWLVRNHPELKDAQISRLVGTTKSTIEQIRDRTHWNSTNLAPMDPVTLGLCSQIDLDMEVEKAAKGRPLPTAAELGATLQPSQETEKLPFSYEREEKEKAIDADAVFAKLKSLRAPKDEDEDQY; this is encoded by the coding sequence ATGGCTCAACAACTGCTTATGCCGAAAGCTACGGCCATCTGGCTTGTCGACAACACCGCCTTGTCGTTCGAACAGATCGCGCAGTTTTGCAAGCTTCACCCGCTGGAAGTCAAAGCCATTGCCGATGGCGAAGCCTCGCAGGGCATCAAGGGCCTCGACCCGATTTCCACCGGCCAGCTGTCGCGCGAGGAAATCGCCCGCGCCGAAGGCAAGCCGGATTACAAGCTGAAGCTTTCCGAACCGAAAGTGCGCGTTCCGGAATCCAAGCGTCGCGGCCCGCGTTATACGCCGGTGTCGAAGCGCCAGGACCGCCCCAATGCGATCCTCTGGCTGGTGCGCAATCACCCGGAACTGAAGGACGCGCAGATCTCGCGCCTGGTCGGCACCACCAAGTCGACGATCGAGCAGATCCGTGACCGCACCCACTGGAATTCGACCAACCTTGCGCCAATGGATCCGGTGACGCTCGGTCTATGCAGCCAGATCGACCTCGACATGGAAGTCGAGAAGGCTGCCAAGGGCCGTCCGCTGCCGACAGCTGCCGAACTCGGCGCAACCCTGCAGCCGTCGCAGGAAACCGAAAAGCTGCCATTCTCCTACGAGCGCGAAGAAAAGGAAAAGGCGATCGACGCCGATGCCGTCTTCGCCAAGCTCAAGTCCCTTCGCGCCCCGAAGGACGAGGACGAAGACCAGTACTGA
- a CDS encoding divergent polysaccharide deacetylase family protein, which translates to MGTDLHAPLGQNRPPRRNRRLPPVGRMLAALCLIAIAGFSLYSALIRDPFQKSPPVETAAKAPPPAETGDTPSEDAAAVSTGMPQADPQSGANVERNLTGDGSVVTTYTPKPRDGSGPVLVRANQIGQDPRMAATPNDALLENSPFGRLPITSPAGLRPMDQYARPWSGAHGTRIAIVVGGLGLSQTGTQRAIKQLPEEVTLAFAASGNSLQRWMQDARRSGHEILLQVPLEPFDYPANNPGADTLLTSQPAAKNVENLHKAMAEITNYTGIMNYLGGRFLSNPTAFEPVLRDVGKRGLLFLDDGSSAQSKSGTIAKALAVPHAFADIQLDSELNGDAITRKLDELERIARRNGSAIGVASAFDESVDAISAWSENAATRGIEIVSVSALANDPKHP; encoded by the coding sequence TTGGGAACGGACCTACACGCACCGCTGGGACAGAACCGCCCGCCTCGCCGCAATAGGCGCCTGCCGCCGGTGGGCCGTATGCTGGCAGCCCTCTGCCTGATCGCAATCGCCGGCTTCTCCCTCTACTCCGCGCTGATCCGCGATCCCTTCCAAAAATCTCCCCCCGTCGAAACCGCCGCCAAGGCACCGCCACCGGCTGAAACCGGGGATACGCCGTCGGAGGATGCGGCAGCCGTGTCGACGGGCATGCCGCAGGCAGACCCGCAATCCGGCGCCAACGTCGAGCGCAACCTCACCGGCGACGGTTCTGTTGTGACAACCTACACGCCAAAGCCGCGGGACGGCTCAGGGCCGGTCCTCGTCAGGGCCAACCAGATCGGCCAGGATCCCCGCATGGCGGCAACGCCCAATGATGCGTTGCTGGAAAACTCACCGTTCGGCCGGCTCCCCATCACCTCTCCCGCCGGCCTGCGGCCGATGGATCAATATGCGCGGCCCTGGTCCGGCGCCCACGGCACGCGCATCGCCATCGTCGTTGGCGGCCTCGGCCTCAGCCAGACCGGTACGCAGCGGGCCATAAAGCAGCTGCCGGAGGAAGTAACCCTTGCCTTTGCGGCCAGCGGCAACAGCCTGCAGCGCTGGATGCAGGACGCCCGTCGCAGCGGCCACGAAATCCTGCTGCAGGTACCGCTGGAGCCCTTCGATTATCCGGCCAACAACCCCGGTGCCGATACGTTGTTGACATCGCAGCCAGCGGCGAAAAACGTCGAAAACCTGCACAAGGCGATGGCTGAAATCACCAATTACACCGGCATCATGAATTATCTCGGCGGCCGCTTTCTGTCGAACCCGACCGCTTTTGAACCGGTTCTGCGCGATGTCGGCAAACGCGGCCTGCTATTCCTTGACGATGGCTCATCTGCGCAATCGAAATCCGGCACGATCGCCAAGGCGCTCGCCGTGCCGCATGCTTTTGCCGACATCCAGCTGGACAGCGAACTGAATGGCGACGCGATCACCCGGAAACTGGACGAGCTTGAGCGTATCGCCCGCCGCAACGGCTCGGCAATCGGCGTCGCATCCGCATTCGACGAAAGTGTCGACGCAATTTCCGCCTGGAGCGAGAATGCCGCAACGCGCGGCATCGAGATCGTTTCCGTCTCGGCGCTCGCCAACGATCCGAAACATCCCTGA
- a CDS encoding RNA pyrophosphohydrolase, with protein sequence MSKNPNPVKAEDLPYRPCVGVMILNAEGLVWAGRRIPIGNSEYDGSENLWQMPQGGIDEGEDPLEAAYRELYEETGMKTVTLLAEASDWINYDLPPELIGIGLRGRFRGQTQRWFAFRFDGDESEIAINPPPGGHEPEFDQWEWKPMEELPELIVTFKRGVYERVVAEFRHLATLGKSSD encoded by the coding sequence ATGAGCAAGAATCCTAATCCCGTAAAAGCCGAGGACCTGCCTTATCGCCCCTGCGTCGGGGTGATGATCCTCAACGCCGAGGGCCTCGTCTGGGCCGGCCGGCGCATTCCCATCGGCAATTCCGAATATGATGGCTCGGAAAATCTCTGGCAGATGCCGCAAGGCGGCATCGACGAGGGCGAAGATCCGCTGGAAGCGGCCTATCGCGAACTCTACGAGGAGACGGGGATGAAAACCGTCACCCTGCTTGCCGAAGCCAGCGACTGGATCAACTACGATCTGCCACCCGAACTGATCGGCATCGGCCTGAGGGGGAGGTTTCGCGGCCAGACACAGCGCTGGTTCGCCTTCCGCTTCGATGGCGACGAAAGCGAGATCGCCATCAACCCGCCACCCGGCGGCCACGAGCCGGAATTCGACCAGTGGGAATGGAAGCCTATGGAGGAATTGCCGGAACTGATCGTCACCTTCAAGCGTGGCGTCTACGAGCGCGTCGTTGCCGAATTCCGCCATCTGGCCACACTTGGCAAGAGCAGCGACTGA
- the modC gene encoding molybdenum ABC transporter ATP-binding protein, producing the protein MTLTVNIRHRLGAFALDAAFTAEGGVTALFGRSGSGKTSLIRSIAGLIHPDHGHVALDGRVLTDTDQNIFVPRHRRRFGYVFQEARLFPHLSVRHNLGYGRWFAPKTTDRDDFDSVVDLLGLGPLLERRPGKLSGGEKQRVAIGRALLSNPRLLLMDEPLAALDEERKAEILPYLERLRDETKIPIVYVSHAIAEVARLASRVVLLRDGHVEAVGSAVEVLSLPSTAEGAERREAGVLLEGRIDSISQTHLLSTVALKTAKLQVPGTGFPVGRMVRIHVPARDVMLATVRPEGLSALNILEGTITWIGVVANGALEVRLNCGGDPILSRITQLSGERLRLAVGMTVFAVIKTVALQNG; encoded by the coding sequence ATGACGCTGACGGTGAACATCCGCCACAGGCTCGGCGCTTTTGCGCTGGACGCTGCCTTTACCGCAGAGGGCGGGGTTACGGCCCTGTTCGGCCGCTCCGGCTCTGGGAAGACCTCGCTCATCCGCAGCATTGCCGGGCTGATCCACCCCGACCACGGCCACGTTGCGCTCGATGGCAGGGTGCTGACGGACACGGACCAAAATATCTTCGTGCCCCGCCATCGCCGCCGTTTCGGCTACGTCTTTCAGGAGGCACGGCTGTTTCCGCATCTGTCGGTTCGCCACAACCTCGGCTATGGCCGCTGGTTCGCGCCGAAAACGACCGACCGCGACGATTTCGACAGCGTCGTCGATCTACTCGGGCTCGGCCCGCTTCTGGAGCGCCGACCCGGCAAGCTGTCGGGCGGCGAAAAGCAGCGGGTGGCAATCGGCCGTGCCCTGCTCTCCAACCCGCGCCTGTTGCTGATGGACGAGCCGCTGGCGGCACTCGACGAGGAGCGCAAGGCAGAGATCCTGCCCTATCTTGAACGGCTGCGCGACGAGACGAAAATCCCGATCGTCTATGTCAGCCACGCGATTGCAGAGGTCGCGAGGCTCGCAAGCCGCGTCGTCCTTTTGCGCGACGGCCATGTGGAAGCGGTCGGCAGCGCCGTCGAGGTTTTGAGCCTGCCATCGACGGCGGAGGGCGCCGAGCGCCGCGAGGCCGGCGTGCTGCTGGAAGGCCGCATCGACAGCATCTCGCAGACCCATCTCCTATCGACCGTCGCCCTGAAGACCGCGAAACTGCAGGTGCCGGGGACAGGATTTCCGGTCGGCAGGATGGTGCGGATCCACGTCCCCGCCCGCGATGTGATGCTGGCGACCGTGCGCCCGGAAGGCCTCAGCGCGCTCAATATTCTCGAAGGAACGATCACCTGGATCGGCGTGGTCGCCAACGGTGCGCTGGAAGTCCGCCTCAACTGTGGCGGCGACCCGATCCTGTCGCGGATTACCCAGCTGTCAGGCGAAAGACTGCGCTTGGCAGTGGGCATGACCGTTTTTGCAGTCATCAAGACAGTCGCCCTGCAAAACGGATGA
- a CDS encoding S41 family peptidase, translating into MIRRASLVVIGALMGATAMGVIYSAGVPAEAASGSTYKELSVFGDVFERVRAQYVTPPQEDKLIEAAINGMLASLDPHSSYMNAKDAQDMRTQTKGEFGGLGIEVTMEKDQIKVGSTIENTPADKAGVKAGDFITAIDGSPVKGLKLEDAVLKMRGEVKTPIKLTLQRVGVDKPIELTIVRDIIPVAAVRSHVENDVGYIRILQFTEKTTPDLEAAIQKIKQTVPADKLKGYVLDLRLNPGGLLDQAINVCDDVLERGEVVSTRGRNPDETRRYNAGPGDLTDGKPIIVLINGGSASASEIVAGALQDLRRATILGTRSFGKGSVQTIIPLGENGALRLTTALYYTPSGRSIQGTGITPDIKVDEPLPDDLKGKMVSEGESTLRGHIKGQSETDEGSGSEAYVPPEVKDDVQLNYALDLLRGVKKDPAFPPNPDKAVVAK; encoded by the coding sequence ATGATTCGTAGGGCTTCTCTTGTCGTCATCGGCGCATTGATGGGTGCGACCGCCATGGGCGTCATTTACTCAGCGGGAGTCCCGGCGGAAGCTGCGAGCGGTTCCACGTATAAGGAATTGTCGGTATTCGGCGATGTCTTCGAGAGGGTTCGGGCGCAATACGTTACGCCTCCCCAGGAAGACAAGCTCATCGAGGCGGCCATCAATGGCATGCTTGCCTCGCTCGATCCGCATTCGAGCTACATGAATGCCAAGGATGCCCAGGACATGCGCACCCAGACCAAGGGTGAGTTTGGCGGTCTCGGCATCGAGGTAACGATGGAGAAGGACCAGATCAAGGTCGGCTCCACGATCGAGAATACCCCCGCCGACAAGGCCGGCGTCAAGGCTGGCGACTTCATCACCGCAATCGACGGATCGCCTGTAAAGGGCCTGAAACTCGAAGATGCCGTGCTGAAGATGCGCGGCGAGGTCAAGACGCCGATCAAGCTGACACTGCAGCGCGTCGGTGTCGATAAGCCGATCGAACTGACGATTGTCCGCGACATCATCCCGGTCGCCGCCGTCCGCTCGCATGTCGAAAACGATGTCGGCTACATCCGGATCCTGCAGTTTACCGAGAAGACCACACCGGATCTCGAAGCTGCCATCCAGAAGATCAAGCAGACCGTGCCAGCCGACAAGCTCAAGGGCTATGTCCTCGACCTGCGCCTCAACCCGGGCGGCTTGCTCGACCAGGCGATCAACGTCTGCGACGACGTCCTGGAGCGTGGCGAAGTGGTCTCGACCCGCGGCCGTAACCCGGACGAAACCCGCCGCTACAACGCCGGTCCGGGCGATCTGACAGACGGCAAGCCGATCATCGTGCTGATCAATGGCGGCTCCGCCTCCGCATCGGAAATCGTTGCAGGCGCCCTGCAAGACCTGCGCCGTGCCACGATCCTCGGCACGCGCTCCTTCGGCAAGGGGTCGGTCCAGACGATCATCCCGCTCGGTGAGAACGGTGCCTTGCGCCTGACCACGGCGCTCTATTACACGCCATCGGGCCGCTCGATCCAGGGCACCGGCATCACGCCTGACATCAAGGTCGACGAGCCGCTGCCGGACGATCTCAAGGGCAAGATGGTCTCCGAAGGCGAATCCACCCTGCGCGGTCACATCAAGGGCCAGTCTGAAACCGACGAAGGATCGGGCTCGGAAGCCTATGTGCCACCGGAGGTCAAGGACGACGTTCAGCTGAACTACGCGCTCGACCTGCTACGTGGCGTCAAGAAAGACCCCGCCTTCCCGCCAAATCCGGACAAGGCTGTAGTCGCCAAGTAA